The Candidatus Omnitrophota bacterium genome includes the window CCATTTCTTTTTGCAGCGTATGCAGGATCTCTAAGCCCCTTCTTCCCCTCTGGCGTTTAATGGGATCGGTAGAATCCGCGATCTGCTGTAATTCCTTTAAAATAAAACTGGGGATAACAATCTTATTTTCCAGAAATTTTGTCTTACATATATCTACTATACGGCCGTCGATGATTACGCTGGTATCAAGCAGGGTCAGTTCTTCTACCTGGTTCTGGCGCTTTAATCTGACGTAAGGTATAATGATATTGAATTCATCTTTTCCGCGTAGGCCAATAACCATGCCTAAATAGCAAAAGAGCAGCGTGATGGTGACTTTTATCACCGAGAAACTTCCGGCAGGAAGCGCAGCAAGGGTTAGGGCATCAGTCACTAGTTTAGTCATAATCAGGCCCAGGATAAGGCCGAATACCGCGCTAGAGAGCCCCCTCATAGATACGCGGCGCATCCCCATTTCCAGAAGTATGATAACAAGGCTTGCCAGGATACCTATAAGTATGCCTACAAACCCCAAGCCCTTTGGTTCCAGCGCCTGATAACTGATAAGCACGCTGGCAATTACAAAAAGAAAACGCAATGCCAATAAAGACATCTTCCTTCCTCCTTAGCACCACCAACACACTGAATAATTTTTAAAATTAAGCCTTAACTCTTATCTCTGCTGATTTTAATTTTTTTTCAGTAGTGCCGGCAGCTGCAATATCCAATGCCTCACTTAATGTAGCAACAGGTATTAACTCTATGCTGCCTTTTTTATCCCGCTGCATCATCTTAGTTTCGCCAGCGGGATCCAGATTTTTATAGTTATTCCTGGGTAATAGGCAGCGTTTAAATCCTAATTTTTCTGCCTCATTTATGCGCAGGATAACCTGAGAGATACTTCTGATCTCTCCGGCAAGGCCTATCTCACCTAAGAATATCGTATCCGCAAGGACGATCTGCCCGCGAAAGGCCGAGGCTATGGCTACGGCGACACCTAAGTCTGCTGCCGGGTCTTCTATCTTGATCCCTCCGGCAACATTGACGAATATATCCTCTGCCTCTAAGGCCAGGCCTATCCTTTTCTCCAGGACCGCAACTAAAAGGCTTAAGCGGTTGTAATCAAAACCCTGGGCGCGCCGGCGGGCATAACCAAAACTGGATTTGCTCACCAGGGACTGAATTTCTACTAGAAGCGGGCGGCTGCCTTCTAATATAGAAACAACTACCGAGCCGGAAACATCACGCGGCCTCTCCGATAAGAATATCTCCGACGGATTCCTGACTTCTTTCAAGCCGGCAGAGCACATCTCAAATACCCCGATTTCATTGGTAGAGCCGAACCTGTTTTTCACGGCGCGTAAAATCCTGTAGACGGAGAATCTGTCTCCCTCAAAATAAAGCACTGTATCCACGATGTGCTCTAAGACCCTTGGCCCGGCGAGGGTCCCTTCTTTGGTCACGTGGCCGATAATAAAAATAGAGGTGCCGGTAGTCTTAGCTAACTGCGTGAGTATGCCCGCACATTCCCTGACCTGGCTGACACTGCCCGGGGAAGAGCTGATCACAGGGTCAAAAATCACCTGTATGGAATCGATAAAGACTATATCAGGATTAATCTTCTTAATGTATTCTACAATCAAAGATAAGTCTGTCTGGTTGACTATATAGAGGTTGCCTTCCTTAACTGCGCCCAGGCGTTTGGCCCTTAATTTTGTCTGAGGCACGGATTCTTCGCCGCTCACATAAAGCACAGTGTGCCCTCCTCCGGTCAGCTGGTTAGATACCTGCAAGGATATCGTGGATTTCCCGATACCGGGGTCTCCGCCGATTAATACCACGCAGCCCTCGACTATCCCACCGCCTAATACCCTGTCCAATTCTGCGATACCGGTCTTAAGCCTGCTCTCTTCCCTGACTTCCACGTCCTTGAGCAACACCGGCTCATCTTTATAGAGCGCTACCCTCTGTTTTGTTTTCGAGGAAGGCGCGGCATAATCCTCTTCCACAAAAGAATTCCAGCTATTACAATCAGGGCATCTGCCCAGCCACTTGGGAGACTGATAGCCGCAATTCTGGCAGCTGAATACTGTCTTTGTCTTCATAGTTCAAAACTTCTAATATCTTGTGTAACGTTAAATGTGTAACGTGTAATGTTGGCGTAATGGTTCAATGTGTAATGGAAAAAAATTCTTTTGTTTTTGACATTACACCTTTCTTTTGCGTTACACCCGCTTTACACATTACACAGACGATATCATATCGTCTTATTTCTTTTCTTTTGTTTTTATCAACAGTTTCCAGGGATTCTTCCTTACATCCGTAACCAAGGCATCCAACTCGTTATATATTTTATCTTCGTAAAGGAGCTTGCCGAGTGTGCCTTCCTTATGGACAATCTTCTCAATACCCTCGTTTAAATTCTGGGCGATGTTCTTAGCCAATACCGAAACCTCCTGCATAGGAATGGGGTCTACCCCTACTATATGCTGTTTGGGCTTGACGAATTTAGTAAAGTCATTCCCGGGCATAATCTCGATATATTTTTCACCTAATAGCCCTAAGGTATTCACCCAGATACTGGAATCAGGGGGTATCTTTATGTCTTTCTTCACCAGGCCTATTATCTGCACTACAGGCTTAGGCTTAGACGGAAGTTGAATAAAATTTATCTCCTTAATCTCTCCTACATCCACGCCGGCAAACCTTACCGGAGCGCCGATTTTGACGCCGTTGGCGAAGTTAAAAAGAAAACTGACTTCATAGGTCGAGGCCATGGTTTTAAAATCCCCGATGTATAAAACAAAGAGCGTCAAGATCAAAAGCCCGACAAACACAAAAATCCCTACCTTTAATTCTAATTTTGATTTGCCGAATATCATTTTATAGCCTCCGTTTTATCTAAAGGTACCCAGCGTTTCGGTTATCGGCCCGTGCGACAGGCCGTTTATAAACTGGTGCACTATGGGGTGTTCGGTGTTCTGGATTTCCTCTACCGTGCCTTCGGCAATAATCTTGCCCTGATAGAGCATGGCGATTTTATCCGCTACCCTATAAGCGCTCTTCATATCATGCGTCACCACGATGGAAGTAACCTTTAACTTATCATGCAGGCTTTTTATGAGTTCATTTATGCCGTCTGCGGTAATCGGGTCAACTCCGGTGGTGGGTTCATCATAAAGTATGATTTCGGGTTTGATGCAGATTGCCCGGGCCAGGGCCACGCGTTTTTTCATGCCGCCGCTTAACTCCGCAGGCGTAAGATTTACAATACCGCCTAAGCCTACCAGAGATAACGCCTCCTCTATCCTCTCCAATAATTCCTTCTGGCCGATTTTAGTGTGTTCGATAAGGCCAAAACCCACATTCTCGCCCACGGTTAAGGAATCAAAGAGCGCCCCGCCCTGAAAAACTAACCCTATTTTTAACCTTAGGATATCTAATTCTTTCTCGTTTAATTCGGATATGTCCTGGCCGCCAACCAGGACCTGCCCGCTCTCTGCCTGCAGTATACCTACAATATGCTTTAATAAAACGGATTTCCCGCAGCCCGAACGGCCGATAATCACGCAGGTGGAGCCCTTTTCAATAGTCAGGCTAAGCTTATCCAGGACTTTGTGTTTGCCGAAATATTTGGTTAAATCCTTTATCTCTATCATGGAAAAATAAAATAAAATACGGCGGTAAAGAAGCAGTCGCAGGCGATAATCATGATAAACATGGTCACCACGGAAGAAGCAGTGGCCTTACCCACGCCTTCTGCCCCGCCTTCCACGTTAAACCCTCCGTAACAACTCACAAAGGCAATAATCATACCGAAGAAGAGTGCCTTAAAAAGCCCTGTGAATAAATCTTTATAGAGGAGCGCGCTAAAGGTAATATAACGATACATCCCCGAAGAGACGCCCAATTTGTAAACACAAATAAGGTACCCCCCGAATATACCGATGATATCAGAATATAACGTTAAGATAGGTAACATTATGCTCAAAGCTAGAAAGCGCGGGACTACCAGGTATTTTACCGGATTGGTAGCCAGTGTCTGCAGGGCATCTACCTGTTCAGTGACCTGCATTGAGCCAATCTCGGCAGTAATGGAGGCGCCCACCCTACCGGCAACTACCAGGGCA containing:
- a CDS encoding ABC transporter permease, translated to MKNILFTAGSKIVTFFSFLGGLVTLASQTFYWIFIPPFKKERIYEQCEKAGVESFPIISLVAFFIGVIMALQTAYQMQRLGAEMYIGSIVALSMVRELGPVITALVVAGRVGASITAEIGSMQVTEQVDALQTLATNPVKYLVVPRFLALSIMLPILTLYSDIIGIFGGYLICVYKLGVSSGMYRYITFSALLYKDLFTGLFKALFFGMIIAFVSCYGGFNVEGGAEGVGKATASSVVTMFIMIIACDCFFTAVFYFIFP
- a CDS encoding PIN domain nuclease, producing MSLLALRFLFVIASVLISYQALEPKGLGFVGILIGILASLVIILLEMGMRRVSMRGLSSAVFGLILGLIMTKLVTDALTLAALPAGSFSVIKVTITLLFCYLGMVIGLRGKDEFNIIIPYVRLKRQNQVEELTLLDTSVIIDGRIVDICKTKFLENKIVIPSFILKELQQIADSTDPIKRQRGRRGLEILHTLQKEMGQDITIHEEELPDIKEVDAKLVKLAQILEAKILTVDFNLNRVASLQGIKVLNINELANTLKPVVFPGEQMQIKLLKEGKEHNQAVGYLDDGTMVVVEDARKLLGQDVKVVVTSVLQTQAGRMIFTRLEHK
- a CDS encoding MlaD family protein, which codes for MIFGKSKLELKVGIFVFVGLLILTLFVLYIGDFKTMASTYEVSFLFNFANGVKIGAPVRFAGVDVGEIKEINFIQLPSKPKPVVQIIGLVKKDIKIPPDSSIWVNTLGLLGEKYIEIMPGNDFTKFVKPKQHIVGVDPIPMQEVSVLAKNIAQNLNEGIEKIVHKEGTLGKLLYEDKIYNELDALVTDVRKNPWKLLIKTKEKK
- a CDS encoding ABC transporter ATP-binding protein, which produces MIEIKDLTKYFGKHKVLDKLSLTIEKGSTCVIIGRSGCGKSVLLKHIVGILQAESGQVLVGGQDISELNEKELDILRLKIGLVFQGGALFDSLTVGENVGFGLIEHTKIGQKELLERIEEALSLVGLGGIVNLTPAELSGGMKKRVALARAICIKPEIILYDEPTTGVDPITADGINELIKSLHDKLKVTSIVVTHDMKSAYRVADKIAMLYQGKIIAEGTVEEIQNTEHPIVHQFINGLSHGPITETLGTFR
- the radA gene encoding DNA repair protein RadA, whose product is MKTKTVFSCQNCGYQSPKWLGRCPDCNSWNSFVEEDYAAPSSKTKQRVALYKDEPVLLKDVEVREESRLKTGIAELDRVLGGGIVEGCVVLIGGDPGIGKSTISLQVSNQLTGGGHTVLYVSGEESVPQTKLRAKRLGAVKEGNLYIVNQTDLSLIVEYIKKINPDIVFIDSIQVIFDPVISSSPGSVSQVRECAGILTQLAKTTGTSIFIIGHVTKEGTLAGPRVLEHIVDTVLYFEGDRFSVYRILRAVKNRFGSTNEIGVFEMCSAGLKEVRNPSEIFLSERPRDVSGSVVVSILEGSRPLLVEIQSLVSKSSFGYARRRAQGFDYNRLSLLVAVLEKRIGLALEAEDIFVNVAGGIKIEDPAADLGVAVAIASAFRGQIVLADTIFLGEIGLAGEIRSISQVILRINEAEKLGFKRCLLPRNNYKNLDPAGETKMMQRDKKGSIELIPVATLSEALDIAAAGTTEKKLKSAEIRVKA